tgtctctctgtctgtctctctctctctctgactctctctctctgactctctctctctctctctctgtctgtctgtctctctctgtatctctgtatctctgtatctctctctctctctctctctctctctctctctctctctcctcttacccTTTACGATTCAGACTAGTGACTGCTGACTGCAGGCCAACCAGGTATGATCAGCCGTCACACACCTAAACCACACAGTACTATACTATTTCTGACACCACCTGTTCTCCCTCTTCCTCGTCTTCTATTCTCCAGGTTCATGACCTGTGTGATAACTTCTGCAATCGCTACATCACCTGCCTGAAGGGCAAGATGCCCACAGACCTGATTCTGGATGACAAGGAGTGCGGGCCCAAGTCCGACGTGGAGGATTTCACTGGCTCCTGCACTAGTCTGTCAGAACAGGTAGGTGACACTTGAATGACGATTGGCTAGCAGATTTCACACTATATATCTCTCTCAATATGTCTCTGAAAAAGACACTGATGAAGCCCTGTCGGGCAAAACACCTGTCCCTAAAGAGGGAATAAATGTTGCTTTCTTTGTCTACAAGTACTGAGTGCGGACCGTCTTCATTCTCCTGTTCATCTCaatatgtttctctctctttccttcccgcGCTCTCTGTAGAATCAGTCGTGGTTGCGGGATCCAGATGACTGTGCGTCCACTCCGCTAGGGACCCCTGGCATGTCATGTGGCCTGCCTTCACACAGCACAGACAACTGCAGTGATACGGGTACCTCTAACACACTAACTCATACACACGcctgcataaacacacacatgtcTTTTCAAACACTCATGCTAACAACATAATCGACATATGCAAATAAACCTGACATCAGTTGGACATGttaacgcacgcacgcacgtaaTGCCATATCTCTATTGTCCTCTGGCAGGGGATGGTTTGGATGGGGGCGTGGCCTCCCCCAGTACGGGAGAGGAGGACGATACGGACCGAGACAGAAGGAACAACAAGAAGAGGGGCATTTTTCCCAAACTGGCAACCAACATCATGAGGGCATGGCTCTTCCAGCATTTATCggtgagaaaagagagacagtagaaagaaTAGTGAGAGAAGAATGACAGATAGAAGCAGAGAAAAGCAAAGGGGAACCGAGAGGAGAGGaacgagggagaggaggaaggggatatCGTTCACATAATGCAAATAAATTAGTTGAAAATGGAATGAAATGACAGAGATAATGTGTGAATAAGAGGTTCAATATTGAATAGttctgaacagagagagaacaatttATGGTGAATTGAAGTCATTCTGATAATTAGCAGTTATATTGGAGATATGAATTCAGATGTAATGTCAGTCATTAGTATTCATCTAATGGTTGTAGAACTCCCTTATTTACATGCTTTGGGTTTTTAATTCTACATAGATACTTCTGGAGCCatttgtgtgtggtgtatgtgtgagCCAAAATGATACTTTTGATGATTTTATGCAATAATAATCTATGCCAAAAGCAAAGGCTAGACATGCTCTTGCTGAATCTCAACCAGTTTGGCAAATACATAATGCCCTTGTTCTGAATGTCCCTTCCCAGCACCCATACCCCTCAGAGGAGCAGAAGAAGCAGCTGGCACAGGACACAGGCCTGACCATCCTGCAGGTCAACAACTGGTCAGTACCCCCCTGATCAATAACCAATGATCAGCTCTGTGTTTTACTACTGTACTGTGTCCCTCGTCGACCTGGACCTTAGCATGACCTCCGCTGACCCCATCAATACTGATCAATCCATTATCACCCAGAGATCCATACTCCCTCTGTCCTAATGTGGATTGACGGTGAACCATGAAGGGGTTAAGTGGTTGTAAAAGTGAAAGGTTAATATTCCCAGAGTTAGTCCTTTTCTCCATTAACTGACTCTCCTTCCATTCAATTGTCCTCCTCTTTGTGTTCTCCCCTCCTATTCTCCCTCTTTTTCAtatcccctccttcctctccaggTTTATCAATGCAAGACGGAGAATAGTACAGCCCATGATTGACCAGTCAAATCGCTCAGGTAATAATTACCACTGTATTCCCTCCTCTAATGTATTGTTACTGGTGTATCTATACATTCCTAGGTTGTATTGATGCTATAGGTGTGTATTTTGAATGCATATGTGTGTAGCTGATCGATATGCACAGTCAGGTTAGGTGAAtgacgtgcgtgtgtgtttggttgACCAGGTCAAGGTGGTCCTTACAGCCCAGAGGGAGCAGCACTGGGGGGCTACGGACTGGACGGCCAAGCCCACCTGGGTCTCAGGGCAGCAGGTAAGAGACAGAGATAAGGAcgactgggtcatgttcattaggcaacaAAGAGAAGAAAACGGACTGAAGCAGGGAGGCAGTACCAGAactccaataagaaatgctcttTTCCATTTTCCCATTTGAAAAGGTTTTGCTTTGGTGTGCCAGACTGAACATGTGCATGTGGTATGTTGTTGTACAGTACCTCctaatatctctccctctccacaggTCTTCAGGGGATGCCGTCTCTTCCCGGAGAGTACCCCGGGGCCCTGCTGTCCCAGTCTGGCTACCCCCACGCCGGCCCGTCCCTGCACCCCTACCCCGGCCCCCACCCCGCCATGCTGCTGCACCCGcagccccacccccaccccaccgaTCCCCTCATAGGCCAGGGCCTGGACATACACGCCCACTAACTGAGAAGGAAGGGtgtgaaggagaggggagagaggaaaggggagagaggggccaTCCTGGGGGAGATGGGGGCTCACACACCCGCCACACGCTAACTATGACAGCATGGCGCAAGTCCAAATGTTTACATTCCCGCCGTAAGACACTGACTTCCACAGtcactcaacccactcaagcCATTGTCTGCAACATGCATACCCTTCCCTTAACATACCACCGCTGGCCCCTCTTATACCATCAACAACATACTTACATCTCAGACGTAGAAACACACCACACTGAGCCCCTGAGTGTGAGCCAAACCCACTTCAGGGTGGAAGAGGCGAGTGTCCTCAGCCCCTTCTCCCTCTACATACTCTATGGTGACAGTGAGCTGTCTGACTCCCAGGATAGCGCCCCCTCTAGGAGAATAGAGGAACACCCCACACGGACCACTGACCAGCCAActtgcctctctctcccacctggcCTACTGGCCAACCAAACGGAAAGACGGAAGgacacaggtcagagacacagCTCCCGATCTGCCTGGGTCACCTTAACCTCCATAACTCTTATGACCTCACACAGCCCAGGCTTGAAGCGTTGTGATTGGACAGAACGCCAGTGATAcactctaacctctctcctctacGCCCCAGGCCACACCCAGTCTTCCCACACCGAcaactgtcacacacacatcgTATTTCATTTGACTTTTTTTAGATCTATTTTTGTATTTATATGTGTCAGAGAGGTGGGACCTGACAAAAGTCCTGTGAACAGTGATCTTCCAGGGCATCACTCTGCATGACTCTTGTACACTATGAATGAGCTCAATTTGTCTCTCTCAATTTGTTCAAGGACGTACCTTGGTTTGTTTAAATACGTTGGAATGAGTTGATCACTTACCTCCTTAAGATCCTGTCAGACGTGAATAGTAGGGTTTACTGTGGGATCCACATCATAAGCCAAACAgtgaacacacacgcacgcacacacacacacacacacgcacacacacacacgatcctgTCATACCATTTCATGGTCCATGTTGTCTGCCGTTGTGTTTGAGGAGGACAGCCAAGGACGTTACACACGCTGCATCTTCCTCAGTCCCTTATGGGTCTCTGATAAAATAATTTATTTCCAAATGTTGGTGACAATAATTGATGATAACGATGTTACAGTTATGATTTTGCTTATAGTATTAAAACCTTTCTTTTGTAAAAGTGTGTGAACGACTTTTTCTTTGAGTTTGCCCTCCAATTATTTGCGGTCAGATGTGAAAAGTCAACACTGTAATGAAATACACAAATCAGTATTAGGAATCAGTATCTTGAAAACAATATTTTCTTCCTGGTACAATCACATGTCGTTACTATATGCTAATTGTCTCATTTTCAATTGATGTATGCTGCAGTTTTGTACCCCCTTCTTTTCTTATTTTTCTCTACTAGCCTAGCATCTTCCCTGACCTCTCTCCCTTAGTTTAGCTCTTTGTTAATTTTTTACTCCTCATTTTCACTCTGTCTTTCCACATTCCTTCCTCATTCACTTTATACCTCCTCCCATCTGCAGGGCCATGTGCAACAAGGTTCAAATCCAAGCCAAAGTGATTACTCATTAAATGTCAAACACAATTCAAACGCATTTGGCCTGGCCtaaaccctcctcctccacccggCCATCCATTCAATCCCCACCTCACCCCTGTCCTGTGATAGATGCAGCCTGCAGCAGGGGTCAGAGTTCCTACAAGGGTCAACAGGAAATGGCCTGGCTTTATGACCCTCGGGGCTGACTCCAAGTCCCACCACATATTTTcctgtccacacactcattcGCCTTGTCCATcttgtcactctctctctttttgtgtgTAACCCATGCCATGCTAGTCGTGTCCCAGCTATAAATTTAGTCCTCAATCCGTGGACACACACAGTTGGTTCATAATTTGTTGCACTGCAGGTCCATTGTTTACATCGAGCTTCCTGAACATGTGTATGAGTTCATTTATGAACGTGTTCCTCTTGCTTATTATCTTGACTATGTAAAGTGACTTTGGAGCTGGAAAAGCACTTacaattattttttaaacacCATAGTCACATAGAGAACATAAGTGACTGTATGATCGTCTGAAGGAGATCTCAGAGCCAACAGCAAACATACAGACAGCAGGAGTGAGATTCTATTCATACTGTTTTCACTTTATGATTGCTTTTGATAGCTAGAGTCCGTAgcctcacacaaacacaaaatccATTAGCTAGTGGAAATTGCATTGCATAAATGTGCCAATACTGGGAAAGGCAAGGGAGAGAGAATAGTGTGCACAGCCACAGAGCTCAGTGAGGGAAACGTATAGCGTGAAGTCATTATGGCAACTAAGTCTATCTTAACAATGAAATAACCCAAAACTGGAGCAACTGGAAGGCTAGAGCAGGAGAAAATATTATAAACACACATTTTTGGGGGAATAcagattttaaaaatatatttatattgtaaATATAACAGTAACCTAACCTTAATGTAAACCAGATGTATTCAATATTTGTGAGAACATTGTACTTGTATAATGAATCCCAGCAGGATTTTGGCAGACATGTGTTGCAGATTATTTGAGCTACAGAAATACAATGGCTAAACAATATTGCTTCCTATTTTTTAAGTCTTCATATGAGCAACTGTTTGAGGATTGTGTTTTGAGAATAAAAATATGCATAGTGTATGTGT
Above is a window of Oncorhynchus kisutch isolate 150728-3 linkage group LG18, Okis_V2, whole genome shotgun sequence DNA encoding:
- the LOC109909011 gene encoding homeobox protein meis3-like, translated to MDKRYEDLVHYSGSEGMPVGGYGEVMRSLHPPHYGHTVPDSLKHHRDQIYGHPLFPLLALVFEKCELATCSPRDVTSHSVPPHLQGLTNHSDVCSSDSFNDDIAAFAKQIRSEKPIFSTNPELDNLMIQAIQVLRFHLLELEKVHDLCDNFCNRYITCLKGKMPTDLILDDKECGPKSDVEDFTGSCTSLSEQNQSWLRDPDDCASTPLGTPGMSCGLPSHSTDNCSDTGDGLDGGVASPSTGEEDDTDRDRRNNKKRGIFPKLATNIMRAWLFQHLSHPYPSEEQKKQLAQDTGLTILQVNNWFINARRRIVQPMIDQSNRSGQGGPYSPEGAALGGYGLDGQAHLGLRAAGLQGMPSLPGEYPGALLSQSGYPHAGPSLHPYPGPHPAMLLHPQPHPHPTDPLIGQGLDIHAH